The genomic window CAAGGTGGTGCTGCACCTGCCCGGGGCGCTGCTGCGGTACTGGCGGCACGTGCTGCGCCTGGTCGGCGAGATCAGTTTCGGCTCGGCCTCGCTGCTGGCAGGCGGCGGCACCATCGGCGTGGTCTTCGCGATGTCCGCCGTCGCCAGCACCCAGATCGGGCTGGAAGGCTACCGCGGCCTCGAACTGATCGGGCTCGCCCCGATGACCGGCGTGATGTCCGCGCTGGTGAACACCAGGGAGATCGCCCCCGTGGTGGCCAGCATCGCGCTGGCCGCCAAGGTCGGCACCGGGTTCACCGCGCAGCTCGGCGCGATGCGGATCTCCGACGAGATCGACGCGCTGGAGACCATGGCCGTGCCCTCGCTGCCGTTCCTGGTCAGCACCAGGATGGCCGCGGCCTTCCTCTCCGTGGTGCCGCTCTACCTGGTCGGGTTGTTCGCCTCCTACGCGGCGACCGGCCTTGCCGTCGTCGGGATCAAGGGGCAGTCGTCCGGCACCTACGACTACTACTTCCACCTGCTGCTCACGCCGGGCGACGTGCTGTACTCGCTGCTGAAAGCGGTGATCTTCGCGTTGCTCATCACCCTCGTCCACTGTGGATACGGCTACTACGCCACCGGCGGCCCGGAAGGCGTGGGCAGGGCGGCAGGCAGGGCGCTGCGCACCAGCATCGTCGCCGTCACCGCGCTCGACGTGCTGCTCACCATCGCGTTCTGGGGCCTGCGGCCCACCCTGCCCGGGTTGGGAGGCTCCTGATGCGGGCCGCACGGAAGGACATCGGCAGGGCCGGGCTGGCCCTGCGCGGCCTCGCGGCCGCGGTGGTGATGGCGGTGGCCGCGGGCACCACGGTCGCACTGGGCAACGGCGCCTTCGACGGTGACCCGCTGGTGCATGCCACGCTGCCGGCCTCGGCGGGTCCGGTACGGGACGGTTCGCCCGTGCGGTACCGCGGGATCACCGTGGGCACGTTGGCCGCGGTGGAGGGCGGCGCCGCGTTGCGGCTGCGGATGGACCCGGAACGCCTCGGCCAGGTACCCGGCAACGTGCGGGTCCGGCTGCTGCCCCGCAGCCTGTTCGGCGACCAGTACGTCGACCTCGGCCTTCCGGAGGGGACGCCGCCACGGGGCAGGCTGGCCGGGGGTGCACGGCTGCGGCCGGACACCTCCGGTGGCACCGTCCGGCTGTATGCCGCCTACACCCGGCTGTACGACCTGATCGCCGAGCTGCGTCCGGCGCAGTTGCAGGTCGCCCTCGGCACGGTGGCCGACACCCTGCGCGGGCGCGGGCGGGAGCTCGGCGCCATGATCGACGAGGCGGGCGCGCTGGCCGCCGAGTCCGGCCCCCTGCTGGACACCCTCGGCACGGACCTGGAGACGGTCGCCGGGCTCGGCCGTGACCTGGCCGCGGCCGTCCCGGACCTGATGCACTCGCTGGACGACGCGGTCGCCCTTTCCCGCACGGTGGTGGCGAAGCGGCAGTCGCTGCGCGACCTGCTCGCCGCGGGTATCGACCTGACAACCCGGTCCGAGCGGCTGCTCGTGGACAACGCCGACCGGGTCATCCGGCTGGCCAGGGCCACCGGGCCGCTCGCCGCGGCACTCGGCCGTCACCCGGGCGCCGCCCGGGACACCATGGACGCCGCGGGCTTCTTCCTGGACGGCGCCAAGCGCGCGTTCTCCACCGGCCGGTTCGCCATCGAGGCGGCACTCACCCTGGACGACCCGCACCCCTACACCGCGGCCGACTGCCCGCGCTATCC from Amycolatopsis cihanbeyliensis includes these protein-coding regions:
- a CDS encoding MCE family protein, which gives rise to MRAARKDIGRAGLALRGLAAAVVMAVAAGTTVALGNGAFDGDPLVHATLPASAGPVRDGSPVRYRGITVGTLAAVEGGAALRLRMDPERLGQVPGNVRVRLLPRSLFGDQYVDLGLPEGTPPRGRLAGGARLRPDTSGGTVRLYAAYTRLYDLIAELRPAQLQVALGTVADTLRGRGRELGAMIDEAGALAAESGPLLDTLGTDLETVAGLGRDLAAAVPDLMHSLDDAVALSRTVVAKRQSLRDLLAAGIDLTTRSERLLVDNADRVIRLARATGPLAAALGRHPGAARDTMDAAGFFLDGAKRAFSTGRFAIEAALTLDDPHPYTAADCPRYPGMAGPNCGQPAPPERAEPAEAGSSAPPEAPAEPERAGGKTGPVGGQAEQETMRRLGPLLPEAGDGIPAPSTDLLSLLLGPLLRGTRVVVP
- a CDS encoding MlaE family ABC transporter permease; translated protein: MAVRPFGSYPARAARPVAEGLAGLGRHTTFYGKVVLHLPGALLRYWRHVLRLVGEISFGSASLLAGGGTIGVVFAMSAVASTQIGLEGYRGLELIGLAPMTGVMSALVNTREIAPVVASIALAAKVGTGFTAQLGAMRISDEIDALETMAVPSLPFLVSTRMAAAFLSVVPLYLVGLFASYAATGLAVVGIKGQSSGTYDYYFHLLLTPGDVLYSLLKAVIFALLITLVHCGYGYYATGGPEGVGRAAGRALRTSIVAVTALDVLLTIAFWGLRPTLPGLGGS